The Triplophysa dalaica isolate WHDGS20190420 chromosome 5, ASM1584641v1, whole genome shotgun sequence genome window below encodes:
- the osbpl8 gene encoding oxysterol-binding protein-related protein 8 isoform X2 → MEPCAESQGDPERALHHAENREQPAVPAALMPGDDAALLTPGRMSQRGKEAGLHTPSKDLLTSPSLSPGVSYSHGFDRSKEEILPLKEDSLHSISKSKSETKLYNGSDKDVSASGNKLTKKESLKVQKKNYREEKKRATKELLSTITDPSVIVMADWLKIRGTLKSWTKLWCVLKPGVLLIYKTNKNGQWVGTVLLNACELIERPSKKDGFCFKLFHPLEQSIWAVKGPKGEAVGSITQPLPSSHLIFRAASESDGRCWMDALELALKCSSLLKRTMIREGKEETGQTAEHSHINFYSLLRAHNIQGFQFNDSDQFKDPDLYSDKSDRENEQEQEEWENEVMDKSEESDSDTSERQEDSYVDLDEMLRETVYIEQTDEELGEAGEASQTETVSEENKSLIWTLLKQVRPGMDLSKVVLPTFILEPRSFLDKLSDYYFHADFLSEAAVEENAYNRMKKVVKWYISGFYKKPKGLKKPYNPIIGETFRCLWIHTRTNSKTFYIAEQVSHHPPVSAFYVSNRKDGFCLSGSILAKSKFYGNSLSAILDGEARLTFLNRGEDYVMNMPYAHCKGILYGTMTLELAGQITIACEKTGYSAQLEFKLKPFLGSSDIVNQICGKIKLGKEVLATLEGHWDSEIFINDKKTGEMETFWNPTPELRQSRLTRCNVPPEEQGEFESERLWQHVTRAINNKDQTEATNEKFILEEAQRKAARERKAKCEDWTPGLFEQDPATGEWHYRYADTRPWDPLNDLVQFEKDGCIQTKVRHRTPMVTGPKRKHKTDKPKSPESGCSSPEPDRQDSSGSERHKNKHSSRLRKKGTDLSELQTAIESIRQTQENINRSVNTLRGRVANQSTTESSFLTHRDVALILFLIFLQVLLNFLFK, encoded by the exons CATCATGCAGAGAACAGAGAACAACCCGCTGTGCCAG CTGCTCTAATGCCTGGGGATGATGCAGCTCTTTTGACCCCGGGAAGAATGAGTCAGCGTGGGAAGGAGGCGGGGCTGCACACGCCCAGTAAAGACCTGCTCACAAGCCCCTCCCTCAGCCCGGGCGTCAGCTACAGTCACG GTTTCGATCGTAGCAAAGAGGAGATCTTGCCTCTTAAAGAGGACTCCTTACACTCCATATCCAAGAGCAAG TCGGAAACCAAGCTCTATAACGGCTCGGATAAAGATGTTTCAGCCTCTGGAAACAAACTCACCAAGAAGGAGTCGCTCAAG GTGCAGAAGAAGAACTACAGAGAAGAGAAGAAGCGAGCCACTAAAGAACTTCTCAGCACCATCACAGATCCGTCCGTCATCGTCATGGCCGACTGGCTGAAG ATCCGTGGCACGTTGAAGAGCTGGACCAAACTGTGGTGCGTGTTGAAACCGGGGGTTCTGCTCATCTACAAGACCAATAAGAACGGTCAGTGGGTTGGCACAGTGCTGCTCAACGCCTGTGAGCTCATCGAGAGACCCTCCAAAAAAGACGGCTTCTGCTTCAAACTCTTTCACCCGCTGGAACAGTCGATATGGGCCGTGAAG GGTCCTAAAGGTGAAGCTGTGGGCTCCATCACTCAGCCGTTACCCAGCAGTCATCTGATCTTCAGAGCGGCCTCAGAGTCTGACG GTCGGTGTTGGATGGATGCTCTTGAATTGGCCCTGAAATGTTCTAGTTTGTTGAAGAGAACCATGATCAGAGAGGGCAAAGAGGAGACGGGACAGACCGCAGAACACTCGCACATCAACTTCTACAGTCTGCTGCGAGCGCACAACATACAGGGCTTTCa GTTTAATGACAGCGATCAGTTTAAGGATCCAGACCTGTACTCGGATAAGTCTGATCGGGAGAACGAGCAGGAACAGGAGGAGTGGGAGAATGAGGTGATGGACAAGAGCGAGGAGTCAGACAGCGACACGTCAGAGCGACAGGAAGACTCGTACGTCGACCTGGATGAGATGCTGAGAGAAACGGTGTACATAGAGCAGACGGACGAAGAGCTGGGAGAG gccGGCGAGGCGTCGCAGACTGAAACGGTATCGGAAGAGAATAAATCTCTTATTTGGACTCTGCTGAAGCAGGTCCGGCCCGGCATGGACCTTTCCAAAGTTGTCCTGCCCACCTTCATCCTCGAACCGCGATCTTTCCTGGACAAACTCTCCGATTATTACTTCCACGCTGACTTTCTGTCTGa AGCGGCTGTTGAAGAAAACGCTTATAACCGAATGAAGAAAGTGGTCAAATGGTACATTTCTGGGTTCTACAAGAAGCCGAAG GGTTTGAAGAAACCGTACAACCCCATTATTGGAGAAACCTTTCGTTGTTTGTGGATTCACACCAGGACAAACAGCAAAACCTTCTACATCGCCGAACAG GTATCCCATCATCCCCCTGTGTCAGCCTTCTATGTGAGTAACAGGAAAGACGGCTTCTGTCTCAGCGGCAGCATTCTGGCGAAGTCCAAGTTTTATG ggAATTCGTTATCAGCCATCTTGGATGGTGAAGCCAGACTGACATTTCTGAACAGAGGAGAGGACTATGTGATGAACATGCCCTACGCTCACTGTAAAG GTATTCTGTATGGTACTATGACTCTGGAACTGGCCGGTCAGATCACTATCGCCTGTGAGAAAACAGGCTACAGCGCTCAGCTAGAGTTCAAACTcaag CCGTTTCTCGGCAGTAGTGATATTGTGAATCAGATCTGTGGGAAGATCAAACTGGGGAAGGAGGTTCTGGCTACACTGGAGGGGCACTGG GACAGTGAGATCTTCATTAACGATAAGAAGACGGGTGAGATGGAGACTTTCTGGAACCCCACGCCTGAGCTGAGACAGAGCAGATTGACCCGCTGCAACGTCCCTCCCGAGGAACAGGGCGAGTTTGAGTCCGAGAG GTTGTGGCAACACGTGACGCGGGCCATTAATAATAAGGACCAGACGGAGGCGACCAATGAGAAGTTTATCCTGGAGGAGGCTCAGAGGAAGGCCGCACGGGAGCGCAAGGCCAAGTGTGAGGACTGGACGCCCGGTCTGTTTGAGCAAGACCCCGCCACAGGAGAATGGCATTACCGATATGCCGA CACTCGTCCGTGGGATCCGCTCAATGATCTGGTTCAGTTCGAGAAAGACGGCTGTATTCAGACCAAAGTGCGCCACAGGACGCCTATG gtAACAGGACCAAAACGAAAACACAAGACTGACAAACCTAAGAGTCCAGAAAGCGGCTGCTCGTCTCCAGAACCAGACCGTCAGGACTCGTCAGGCAGCGAGA ggcacaaaaacaaacacagcagcCGCCTCAGGAAGAAGGGAACAGATCTGAGTGAACTCCAAACTGCCATCGAGTCCATCAGACAAACGCAGGAAAACATTAACAG GAGCGTCAACACCCTGAGGGGGCGAGTGGCGAATCAGTCGACGACAGAGAGCTCGTTCCTCACGCACAGAGACGTCGCCCTCATCCTCTTCCTCATCTTCCTCCAAGTTCTCCTCAACTTCCTTTTTAAGTAA
- the osbpl8 gene encoding oxysterol-binding protein-related protein 8 isoform X1, whose translation MEPCAESQGDPERALHHAENREQPAVPAALMPGDDAALLTPGRMSQRGKEAGLHTPSKDLLTSPSLSPGVSYSHGFDRSKEEILPLKEDSLHSISKSKSETKLYNGSDKDVSASGNKLTKKESLKVQKKNYREEKKRATKELLSTITDPSVIVMADWLKIRGTLKSWTKLWCVLKPGVLLIYKTNKNGQWVGTVLLNACELIERPSKKDGFCFKLFHPLEQSIWAVKGPKGEAVGSITQPLPSSHLIFRAASESDGRCWMDALELALKCSSLLKRTMIREGKEETGQTAEHSHINFYSLLRAHNIQGFQFNDSDQFKDPDLYSDKSDRENEQEQEEWENEVMDKSEESDSDTSERQEDSYVDLDEMLRETVYIEQTDEELGEAGEASQTETVSEENKSLIWTLLKQVRPGMDLSKVVLPTFILEPRSFLDKLSDYYFHADFLSEAAVEENAYNRMKKVVKWYISGFYKKPKGLKKPYNPIIGETFRCLWIHTRTNSKTFYIAEQVSHHPPVSAFYVSNRKDGFCLSGSILAKSKFYGNSLSAILDGEARLTFLNRGEDYVMNMPYAHCKGILYGTMTLELAGQITIACEKTGYSAQLEFKLKPFLGSSDIVNQICGKIKLGKEVLATLEGHWDSEIFINDKKTGEMETFWNPTPELRQSRLTRCNVPPEEQGEFESERLWQHVTRAINNKDQTEATNEKFILEEAQRKAARERKAKCEDWTPGLFEQDPATGEWHYRYADTRPWDPLNDLVQFEKDGCIQTKVRHRTPMVRSASVVSLSTQQGTRRDNYLSQVTGPKRKHKTDKPKSPESGCSSPEPDRQDSSGSERHKNKHSSRLRKKGTDLSELQTAIESIRQTQENINRSVNTLRGRVANQSTTESSFLTHRDVALILFLIFLQVLLNFLFK comes from the exons CATCATGCAGAGAACAGAGAACAACCCGCTGTGCCAG CTGCTCTAATGCCTGGGGATGATGCAGCTCTTTTGACCCCGGGAAGAATGAGTCAGCGTGGGAAGGAGGCGGGGCTGCACACGCCCAGTAAAGACCTGCTCACAAGCCCCTCCCTCAGCCCGGGCGTCAGCTACAGTCACG GTTTCGATCGTAGCAAAGAGGAGATCTTGCCTCTTAAAGAGGACTCCTTACACTCCATATCCAAGAGCAAG TCGGAAACCAAGCTCTATAACGGCTCGGATAAAGATGTTTCAGCCTCTGGAAACAAACTCACCAAGAAGGAGTCGCTCAAG GTGCAGAAGAAGAACTACAGAGAAGAGAAGAAGCGAGCCACTAAAGAACTTCTCAGCACCATCACAGATCCGTCCGTCATCGTCATGGCCGACTGGCTGAAG ATCCGTGGCACGTTGAAGAGCTGGACCAAACTGTGGTGCGTGTTGAAACCGGGGGTTCTGCTCATCTACAAGACCAATAAGAACGGTCAGTGGGTTGGCACAGTGCTGCTCAACGCCTGTGAGCTCATCGAGAGACCCTCCAAAAAAGACGGCTTCTGCTTCAAACTCTTTCACCCGCTGGAACAGTCGATATGGGCCGTGAAG GGTCCTAAAGGTGAAGCTGTGGGCTCCATCACTCAGCCGTTACCCAGCAGTCATCTGATCTTCAGAGCGGCCTCAGAGTCTGACG GTCGGTGTTGGATGGATGCTCTTGAATTGGCCCTGAAATGTTCTAGTTTGTTGAAGAGAACCATGATCAGAGAGGGCAAAGAGGAGACGGGACAGACCGCAGAACACTCGCACATCAACTTCTACAGTCTGCTGCGAGCGCACAACATACAGGGCTTTCa GTTTAATGACAGCGATCAGTTTAAGGATCCAGACCTGTACTCGGATAAGTCTGATCGGGAGAACGAGCAGGAACAGGAGGAGTGGGAGAATGAGGTGATGGACAAGAGCGAGGAGTCAGACAGCGACACGTCAGAGCGACAGGAAGACTCGTACGTCGACCTGGATGAGATGCTGAGAGAAACGGTGTACATAGAGCAGACGGACGAAGAGCTGGGAGAG gccGGCGAGGCGTCGCAGACTGAAACGGTATCGGAAGAGAATAAATCTCTTATTTGGACTCTGCTGAAGCAGGTCCGGCCCGGCATGGACCTTTCCAAAGTTGTCCTGCCCACCTTCATCCTCGAACCGCGATCTTTCCTGGACAAACTCTCCGATTATTACTTCCACGCTGACTTTCTGTCTGa AGCGGCTGTTGAAGAAAACGCTTATAACCGAATGAAGAAAGTGGTCAAATGGTACATTTCTGGGTTCTACAAGAAGCCGAAG GGTTTGAAGAAACCGTACAACCCCATTATTGGAGAAACCTTTCGTTGTTTGTGGATTCACACCAGGACAAACAGCAAAACCTTCTACATCGCCGAACAG GTATCCCATCATCCCCCTGTGTCAGCCTTCTATGTGAGTAACAGGAAAGACGGCTTCTGTCTCAGCGGCAGCATTCTGGCGAAGTCCAAGTTTTATG ggAATTCGTTATCAGCCATCTTGGATGGTGAAGCCAGACTGACATTTCTGAACAGAGGAGAGGACTATGTGATGAACATGCCCTACGCTCACTGTAAAG GTATTCTGTATGGTACTATGACTCTGGAACTGGCCGGTCAGATCACTATCGCCTGTGAGAAAACAGGCTACAGCGCTCAGCTAGAGTTCAAACTcaag CCGTTTCTCGGCAGTAGTGATATTGTGAATCAGATCTGTGGGAAGATCAAACTGGGGAAGGAGGTTCTGGCTACACTGGAGGGGCACTGG GACAGTGAGATCTTCATTAACGATAAGAAGACGGGTGAGATGGAGACTTTCTGGAACCCCACGCCTGAGCTGAGACAGAGCAGATTGACCCGCTGCAACGTCCCTCCCGAGGAACAGGGCGAGTTTGAGTCCGAGAG GTTGTGGCAACACGTGACGCGGGCCATTAATAATAAGGACCAGACGGAGGCGACCAATGAGAAGTTTATCCTGGAGGAGGCTCAGAGGAAGGCCGCACGGGAGCGCAAGGCCAAGTGTGAGGACTGGACGCCCGGTCTGTTTGAGCAAGACCCCGCCACAGGAGAATGGCATTACCGATATGCCGA CACTCGTCCGTGGGATCCGCTCAATGATCTGGTTCAGTTCGAGAAAGACGGCTGTATTCAGACCAAAGTGCGCCACAGGACGCCTATGGTACGTTCAGCCAGTGTAGTTAGTCTCAGTACCCAGCAGGGCACCCGGAGAGACAATTACCTGAGCCAG gtAACAGGACCAAAACGAAAACACAAGACTGACAAACCTAAGAGTCCAGAAAGCGGCTGCTCGTCTCCAGAACCAGACCGTCAGGACTCGTCAGGCAGCGAGA ggcacaaaaacaaacacagcagcCGCCTCAGGAAGAAGGGAACAGATCTGAGTGAACTCCAAACTGCCATCGAGTCCATCAGACAAACGCAGGAAAACATTAACAG GAGCGTCAACACCCTGAGGGGGCGAGTGGCGAATCAGTCGACGACAGAGAGCTCGTTCCTCACGCACAGAGACGTCGCCCTCATCCTCTTCCTCATCTTCCTCCAAGTTCTCCTCAACTTCCTTTTTAAGTAA
- the osbpl8 gene encoding oxysterol-binding protein-related protein 8 isoform X4 — protein MPGDDAALLTPGRMSQRGKEAGLHTPSKDLLTSPSLSPGVSYSHGFDRSKEEILPLKEDSLHSISKSKSETKLYNGSDKDVSASGNKLTKKESLKVQKKNYREEKKRATKELLSTITDPSVIVMADWLKIRGTLKSWTKLWCVLKPGVLLIYKTNKNGQWVGTVLLNACELIERPSKKDGFCFKLFHPLEQSIWAVKGPKGEAVGSITQPLPSSHLIFRAASESDGRCWMDALELALKCSSLLKRTMIREGKEETGQTAEHSHINFYSLLRAHNIQGFQFNDSDQFKDPDLYSDKSDRENEQEQEEWENEVMDKSEESDSDTSERQEDSYVDLDEMLRETVYIEQTDEELGEAGEASQTETVSEENKSLIWTLLKQVRPGMDLSKVVLPTFILEPRSFLDKLSDYYFHADFLSEAAVEENAYNRMKKVVKWYISGFYKKPKGLKKPYNPIIGETFRCLWIHTRTNSKTFYIAEQVSHHPPVSAFYVSNRKDGFCLSGSILAKSKFYGNSLSAILDGEARLTFLNRGEDYVMNMPYAHCKGILYGTMTLELAGQITIACEKTGYSAQLEFKLKPFLGSSDIVNQICGKIKLGKEVLATLEGHWDSEIFINDKKTGEMETFWNPTPELRQSRLTRCNVPPEEQGEFESERLWQHVTRAINNKDQTEATNEKFILEEAQRKAARERKAKCEDWTPGLFEQDPATGEWHYRYADTRPWDPLNDLVQFEKDGCIQTKVRHRTPMVRSASVVSLSTQQGTRRDNYLSQVTGPKRKHKTDKPKSPESGCSSPEPDRQDSSGSERHKNKHSSRLRKKGTDLSELQTAIESIRQTQENINRSVNTLRGRVANQSTTESSFLTHRDVALILFLIFLQVLLNFLFK, from the exons ATGCCTGGGGATGATGCAGCTCTTTTGACCCCGGGAAGAATGAGTCAGCGTGGGAAGGAGGCGGGGCTGCACACGCCCAGTAAAGACCTGCTCACAAGCCCCTCCCTCAGCCCGGGCGTCAGCTACAGTCACG GTTTCGATCGTAGCAAAGAGGAGATCTTGCCTCTTAAAGAGGACTCCTTACACTCCATATCCAAGAGCAAG TCGGAAACCAAGCTCTATAACGGCTCGGATAAAGATGTTTCAGCCTCTGGAAACAAACTCACCAAGAAGGAGTCGCTCAAG GTGCAGAAGAAGAACTACAGAGAAGAGAAGAAGCGAGCCACTAAAGAACTTCTCAGCACCATCACAGATCCGTCCGTCATCGTCATGGCCGACTGGCTGAAG ATCCGTGGCACGTTGAAGAGCTGGACCAAACTGTGGTGCGTGTTGAAACCGGGGGTTCTGCTCATCTACAAGACCAATAAGAACGGTCAGTGGGTTGGCACAGTGCTGCTCAACGCCTGTGAGCTCATCGAGAGACCCTCCAAAAAAGACGGCTTCTGCTTCAAACTCTTTCACCCGCTGGAACAGTCGATATGGGCCGTGAAG GGTCCTAAAGGTGAAGCTGTGGGCTCCATCACTCAGCCGTTACCCAGCAGTCATCTGATCTTCAGAGCGGCCTCAGAGTCTGACG GTCGGTGTTGGATGGATGCTCTTGAATTGGCCCTGAAATGTTCTAGTTTGTTGAAGAGAACCATGATCAGAGAGGGCAAAGAGGAGACGGGACAGACCGCAGAACACTCGCACATCAACTTCTACAGTCTGCTGCGAGCGCACAACATACAGGGCTTTCa GTTTAATGACAGCGATCAGTTTAAGGATCCAGACCTGTACTCGGATAAGTCTGATCGGGAGAACGAGCAGGAACAGGAGGAGTGGGAGAATGAGGTGATGGACAAGAGCGAGGAGTCAGACAGCGACACGTCAGAGCGACAGGAAGACTCGTACGTCGACCTGGATGAGATGCTGAGAGAAACGGTGTACATAGAGCAGACGGACGAAGAGCTGGGAGAG gccGGCGAGGCGTCGCAGACTGAAACGGTATCGGAAGAGAATAAATCTCTTATTTGGACTCTGCTGAAGCAGGTCCGGCCCGGCATGGACCTTTCCAAAGTTGTCCTGCCCACCTTCATCCTCGAACCGCGATCTTTCCTGGACAAACTCTCCGATTATTACTTCCACGCTGACTTTCTGTCTGa AGCGGCTGTTGAAGAAAACGCTTATAACCGAATGAAGAAAGTGGTCAAATGGTACATTTCTGGGTTCTACAAGAAGCCGAAG GGTTTGAAGAAACCGTACAACCCCATTATTGGAGAAACCTTTCGTTGTTTGTGGATTCACACCAGGACAAACAGCAAAACCTTCTACATCGCCGAACAG GTATCCCATCATCCCCCTGTGTCAGCCTTCTATGTGAGTAACAGGAAAGACGGCTTCTGTCTCAGCGGCAGCATTCTGGCGAAGTCCAAGTTTTATG ggAATTCGTTATCAGCCATCTTGGATGGTGAAGCCAGACTGACATTTCTGAACAGAGGAGAGGACTATGTGATGAACATGCCCTACGCTCACTGTAAAG GTATTCTGTATGGTACTATGACTCTGGAACTGGCCGGTCAGATCACTATCGCCTGTGAGAAAACAGGCTACAGCGCTCAGCTAGAGTTCAAACTcaag CCGTTTCTCGGCAGTAGTGATATTGTGAATCAGATCTGTGGGAAGATCAAACTGGGGAAGGAGGTTCTGGCTACACTGGAGGGGCACTGG GACAGTGAGATCTTCATTAACGATAAGAAGACGGGTGAGATGGAGACTTTCTGGAACCCCACGCCTGAGCTGAGACAGAGCAGATTGACCCGCTGCAACGTCCCTCCCGAGGAACAGGGCGAGTTTGAGTCCGAGAG GTTGTGGCAACACGTGACGCGGGCCATTAATAATAAGGACCAGACGGAGGCGACCAATGAGAAGTTTATCCTGGAGGAGGCTCAGAGGAAGGCCGCACGGGAGCGCAAGGCCAAGTGTGAGGACTGGACGCCCGGTCTGTTTGAGCAAGACCCCGCCACAGGAGAATGGCATTACCGATATGCCGA CACTCGTCCGTGGGATCCGCTCAATGATCTGGTTCAGTTCGAGAAAGACGGCTGTATTCAGACCAAAGTGCGCCACAGGACGCCTATGGTACGTTCAGCCAGTGTAGTTAGTCTCAGTACCCAGCAGGGCACCCGGAGAGACAATTACCTGAGCCAG gtAACAGGACCAAAACGAAAACACAAGACTGACAAACCTAAGAGTCCAGAAAGCGGCTGCTCGTCTCCAGAACCAGACCGTCAGGACTCGTCAGGCAGCGAGA ggcacaaaaacaaacacagcagcCGCCTCAGGAAGAAGGGAACAGATCTGAGTGAACTCCAAACTGCCATCGAGTCCATCAGACAAACGCAGGAAAACATTAACAG GAGCGTCAACACCCTGAGGGGGCGAGTGGCGAATCAGTCGACGACAGAGAGCTCGTTCCTCACGCACAGAGACGTCGCCCTCATCCTCTTCCTCATCTTCCTCCAAGTTCTCCTCAACTTCCTTTTTAAGTAA
- the osbpl8 gene encoding oxysterol-binding protein-related protein 8 isoform X5, whose amino-acid sequence MMKQEGILGRRRFSTCGGTISVRPPHHDGRKLIRNASFGGYNELSVCLPGFDRSKEEILPLKEDSLHSISKSKSETKLYNGSDKDVSASGNKLTKKESLKVQKKNYREEKKRATKELLSTITDPSVIVMADWLKIRGTLKSWTKLWCVLKPGVLLIYKTNKNGQWVGTVLLNACELIERPSKKDGFCFKLFHPLEQSIWAVKGPKGEAVGSITQPLPSSHLIFRAASESDGRCWMDALELALKCSSLLKRTMIREGKEETGQTAEHSHINFYSLLRAHNIQGFQFNDSDQFKDPDLYSDKSDRENEQEQEEWENEVMDKSEESDSDTSERQEDSYVDLDEMLRETVYIEQTDEELGEAGEASQTETVSEENKSLIWTLLKQVRPGMDLSKVVLPTFILEPRSFLDKLSDYYFHADFLSEAAVEENAYNRMKKVVKWYISGFYKKPKGLKKPYNPIIGETFRCLWIHTRTNSKTFYIAEQVSHHPPVSAFYVSNRKDGFCLSGSILAKSKFYGNSLSAILDGEARLTFLNRGEDYVMNMPYAHCKGILYGTMTLELAGQITIACEKTGYSAQLEFKLKPFLGSSDIVNQICGKIKLGKEVLATLEGHWDSEIFINDKKTGEMETFWNPTPELRQSRLTRCNVPPEEQGEFESERLWQHVTRAINNKDQTEATNEKFILEEAQRKAARERKAKCEDWTPGLFEQDPATGEWHYRYADTRPWDPLNDLVQFEKDGCIQTKVRHRTPMVTGPKRKHKTDKPKSPESGCSSPEPDRQDSSGSERHKNKHSSRLRKKGTDLSELQTAIESIRQTQENINRSVNTLRGRVANQSTTESSFLTHRDVALILFLIFLQVLLNFLFK is encoded by the exons ATGATGAAGCAAGAGGGAATTCTGGGGCGCCGCCGGTTCTCCACCTGTGGGGGAACCATCTCGGTCCGGCCGCCCCATCACGACGGACGCAAACTCATTCGCAACGCTTCGTTTGGGGGGTACAACGAGCTTTCCGTCTGCTTGCCAG GTTTCGATCGTAGCAAAGAGGAGATCTTGCCTCTTAAAGAGGACTCCTTACACTCCATATCCAAGAGCAAG TCGGAAACCAAGCTCTATAACGGCTCGGATAAAGATGTTTCAGCCTCTGGAAACAAACTCACCAAGAAGGAGTCGCTCAAG GTGCAGAAGAAGAACTACAGAGAAGAGAAGAAGCGAGCCACTAAAGAACTTCTCAGCACCATCACAGATCCGTCCGTCATCGTCATGGCCGACTGGCTGAAG ATCCGTGGCACGTTGAAGAGCTGGACCAAACTGTGGTGCGTGTTGAAACCGGGGGTTCTGCTCATCTACAAGACCAATAAGAACGGTCAGTGGGTTGGCACAGTGCTGCTCAACGCCTGTGAGCTCATCGAGAGACCCTCCAAAAAAGACGGCTTCTGCTTCAAACTCTTTCACCCGCTGGAACAGTCGATATGGGCCGTGAAG GGTCCTAAAGGTGAAGCTGTGGGCTCCATCACTCAGCCGTTACCCAGCAGTCATCTGATCTTCAGAGCGGCCTCAGAGTCTGACG GTCGGTGTTGGATGGATGCTCTTGAATTGGCCCTGAAATGTTCTAGTTTGTTGAAGAGAACCATGATCAGAGAGGGCAAAGAGGAGACGGGACAGACCGCAGAACACTCGCACATCAACTTCTACAGTCTGCTGCGAGCGCACAACATACAGGGCTTTCa GTTTAATGACAGCGATCAGTTTAAGGATCCAGACCTGTACTCGGATAAGTCTGATCGGGAGAACGAGCAGGAACAGGAGGAGTGGGAGAATGAGGTGATGGACAAGAGCGAGGAGTCAGACAGCGACACGTCAGAGCGACAGGAAGACTCGTACGTCGACCTGGATGAGATGCTGAGAGAAACGGTGTACATAGAGCAGACGGACGAAGAGCTGGGAGAG gccGGCGAGGCGTCGCAGACTGAAACGGTATCGGAAGAGAATAAATCTCTTATTTGGACTCTGCTGAAGCAGGTCCGGCCCGGCATGGACCTTTCCAAAGTTGTCCTGCCCACCTTCATCCTCGAACCGCGATCTTTCCTGGACAAACTCTCCGATTATTACTTCCACGCTGACTTTCTGTCTGa AGCGGCTGTTGAAGAAAACGCTTATAACCGAATGAAGAAAGTGGTCAAATGGTACATTTCTGGGTTCTACAAGAAGCCGAAG GGTTTGAAGAAACCGTACAACCCCATTATTGGAGAAACCTTTCGTTGTTTGTGGATTCACACCAGGACAAACAGCAAAACCTTCTACATCGCCGAACAG GTATCCCATCATCCCCCTGTGTCAGCCTTCTATGTGAGTAACAGGAAAGACGGCTTCTGTCTCAGCGGCAGCATTCTGGCGAAGTCCAAGTTTTATG ggAATTCGTTATCAGCCATCTTGGATGGTGAAGCCAGACTGACATTTCTGAACAGAGGAGAGGACTATGTGATGAACATGCCCTACGCTCACTGTAAAG GTATTCTGTATGGTACTATGACTCTGGAACTGGCCGGTCAGATCACTATCGCCTGTGAGAAAACAGGCTACAGCGCTCAGCTAGAGTTCAAACTcaag CCGTTTCTCGGCAGTAGTGATATTGTGAATCAGATCTGTGGGAAGATCAAACTGGGGAAGGAGGTTCTGGCTACACTGGAGGGGCACTGG GACAGTGAGATCTTCATTAACGATAAGAAGACGGGTGAGATGGAGACTTTCTGGAACCCCACGCCTGAGCTGAGACAGAGCAGATTGACCCGCTGCAACGTCCCTCCCGAGGAACAGGGCGAGTTTGAGTCCGAGAG GTTGTGGCAACACGTGACGCGGGCCATTAATAATAAGGACCAGACGGAGGCGACCAATGAGAAGTTTATCCTGGAGGAGGCTCAGAGGAAGGCCGCACGGGAGCGCAAGGCCAAGTGTGAGGACTGGACGCCCGGTCTGTTTGAGCAAGACCCCGCCACAGGAGAATGGCATTACCGATATGCCGA CACTCGTCCGTGGGATCCGCTCAATGATCTGGTTCAGTTCGAGAAAGACGGCTGTATTCAGACCAAAGTGCGCCACAGGACGCCTATG gtAACAGGACCAAAACGAAAACACAAGACTGACAAACCTAAGAGTCCAGAAAGCGGCTGCTCGTCTCCAGAACCAGACCGTCAGGACTCGTCAGGCAGCGAGA ggcacaaaaacaaacacagcagcCGCCTCAGGAAGAAGGGAACAGATCTGAGTGAACTCCAAACTGCCATCGAGTCCATCAGACAAACGCAGGAAAACATTAACAG GAGCGTCAACACCCTGAGGGGGCGAGTGGCGAATCAGTCGACGACAGAGAGCTCGTTCCTCACGCACAGAGACGTCGCCCTCATCCTCTTCCTCATCTTCCTCCAAGTTCTCCTCAACTTCCTTTTTAAGTAA